Part of the Niallia alba genome is shown below.
TCATGTATTGTTTATTGCTGCTGGAGCATTCCATATGTCAAAGCCATCTGATTTAATTCCAGAACTGCAAGGTAGATTTCCAATTCGCGTGGAACTTACGAAATTAACAGTGGATGATTTTTATCGAATTCTTGTAGAACCAGATAATGCATTGATTAAGCAATATCAAGCGCTATTGCAAACAGAAGGTATAGAAATTGAATTTTCTGACGAAGCTATTCGTAAGATAGCTGAAGTGGCTTTTGAAGTAAATCAAAATACAGATAATATCGGTGCAAGAAGACTTCATACTATTCTGGAAAAATTACTGGAAGATTTGTCTTTCGAAGCACCAGAAATAACAATGGAAAAGATAACAATTACTCCAGCATATGTGGAGGAGAAGTTAGGAGCCATCTCAAGAAATAAAGACTTAAGTCAATTTATACTATAATTTAGTTCAATCAGAATTTTAACTCCTGAAATGGTAAAGGTATAAGTAGACATAGATTATTTCTAGTATTGGTTTTAGTTAACAGGAGGAATAAAAATGGATTTATTAACAAAAACAAGAAAAATAAATGCGATGTTACAAAGAGCTGCTGGTAAACCAGTTAACTTCAAGGAAATGTCAGAAACACTAAGTGATGTTATTGAAGCAAATATTTTCGTTGTAAGCAGAAGAGGGAAATTATTAGGATTTGCTGTTAATCAGCAAATAGAAAATGATCGTATGAAAAAGATGCTTGAAGATCGCCAATTCCCTGAGGAATATACAAACAGCTTGTTCAACATTCAAACAACTTCTAGTAACTTGGAAATTGAAAGTGAGTATACTGCTTTCCCAGTTGAAAATAAAGAATTATTTGCAAAAGGTCTTACAACAATCGTTCCTATTATCGGTGGTGGCGAAAGACTTGGAACACTTATTCTTGCAAGATTACAAGAGCAATTCCATGATGATGATTTAATTCTTGCTGAATATGGAGCTACAGTTGTTGGAATGGAAATTCTTCGTGAAAAAGCAGAAGAAATCGAAGAAGAAGCAAGAAGCAAAGCAGTTGTACAAATGGCAATTAGCTCTCTTTCTTATAGTGAATTAGAAGCAATTGAACATATTTTTGAAGAGTTAAATGGAAGTGAAGGCTTGTTAGTAGCTTCTAAAATAGCGGACCGTGTTGGTATAACAAGATCTGTTATTGTTAATGCATTACGTAAACTAGAAAGTGCTGGTGTGATTGAGTCTCGTTCTTTAGGGATGAAAGGTACGTATATCAAAGTCCTTAATGACAAATTTTTATTAGAGCTTGAAAAACTAAAAACAAATAAATAATGGGACATAAGTATTTTTAGCCAAATAACTCCGAACGATTATATGAACATGCTAAGAAAAGTTCATACAATTGTTTGGGGTTTTATTCATTTTAAGAAAGAAGGTTTGTGGTGATCACCCGCAGCCTGAATACACGTAGACTCCTATGGGAGCTGCGAGAAAGTCCAAGACCCGCAGGAATGAGGAGGCTTGGCGCTCGTCCCACGGAAAGCGAACCCCTGGAGCGGAAAGCAACATCTCTATTCAAAGGGATCAATAAATATACTATATACAAACTTTTATTTTTAGAATTCAGGAGTTTGTATATAGTCTGACTTTTCCAGCAATGGAAAAGTTTTTTTGTTATAAAAAGAAATGGACAAAATATGTACATTTCATTCGACAAAAACTGCGTATTTACCATTTATTTTTCATTTACATTACAGAGATTAAAAAAGGTATATTAGTTCACATAACCAATAAATATTTCATAAATTAGTAAGTAATAACCATGTAAATAGTAGCAAGTTTTGGCGCGAAATTATTGTTTTTACCCAATATTAAGATGGTTTAAACCGAATGTTAACTAAAATAGGTAAAAAGGATTATTAAAATTTTCCTCTTTTCCATGGACATATTATTACAAATTAATTAAAATTAAACCTATCATGTAAAAAAAAACGTCATTAAAAAACAAAATTCAACAAATTTCCCAAATATGATTTCTTGAGGTGTGGCAAGTGAAACTTTTCTCTAATACAATTACTACCTTAGAAAATGCAATAAATTATTCGAATCAGAAACAAAAGGTTATCGCCCAAAATATTGCAAATGTCGACACGCCGAATTATAAAGCGAAAACTGTAACTTTCAAAGATTCGTTATCTTCTGCGATGAATGCAAATGTAACAAATAATAAACATATTCCTTTTTCAGCTACTAACAATGCTTCGACAGCAGTTGTTACAAAAAATGGAGTGACATACAATAACAGCGGAAATAGTGTGGATATGGAAAAGGAAATGACGGATCTAGCAACAAACCAAATATATTACAATGCATTAATTGATCGGATTAGCGGAAAATTTAGTTCGCTAGAAAATGTAATAAGAGGAGGTAAGTAAGAATGACTATTTTTAATAGTATCAATACTACGGCCTCTGCTTTAACTGCTCAAAGGCTAAGAATGGATGTCATTTCATCTAATATGGCAAACGTTGATACAACGAGAGGAAGACTAGTAAATGGTGAATGGGAGCCTTACAAAAGAAAACAAGTTGTTTTTCAAGAACAAGAAGGTTCGTTTGCTTCTCATTTAAATACTGCACGAGGGAATACATCGAACCAAGCAGGAGGCGTGAAGGTTTCGAGGATTGTAGAAGACGAAACACCTTTCGAAATGGTTTATGACCCGGAAAATCCAGAGGCGGATGAAACAGGATATGTGCGTATGCCGAATGTAGATCCATTACGTGAGATGGTAGATTTGATGAGTGCTTCAAGATCTTATGAAGCCAATGTCACAGTATTAAATGCTTCAAAAAGTATGTTAATGAAAACATTAGAAATCGGAAAATAAAGCAAAAAGGAGCAATCTAAATGGAACCATTAAGTTTTTCTGCAGTTTCTTCTGCATTGCCATTATCAAATACGACAGCTAATAGTAAAGCGACATCTGTTGCAAATACACAAAATAGCTTTGCCTCATTTTTAAAAGAATCGATTAACAATGTTAATCAAGCGCAAAATGAATCAGATGTGCTAACAAATAAGTTAGCAAGAGGAGAGAATGTCGATTTATCTCAAGTGATGATTGCCTCTCAAAAAGCAAGTATTACGATGCAAACTACTTTAGAAATTCGCAATAAAGCAGTAGAAGCTTATCAAGAAATAATGAGAATGTCCGTTTAACATAAAGACAGTTTTCAAAAATTTTTGCTTGTTTACGAGTAGGAATTTATTTACTTCTCCGTGAATGCAAGTGTCCATGCAATCACGCGCTTGATTTAAAAACAAGTAATAGTAACGATAGGCGGTTTTTACCTAACAAATTACGGTAGCCGGGGGAAGAGAATGAAAGAGAATCTAAATAAAATATTTAATCCTTTAAAAGAGTATTGGCAAAGTCGTTCTAAAAAGCAAAAGACTGTGATAACAGGTAGCGGACTTTTGCTTATTCTGGTTGGAGTATTGGCAGCTTATTTTTTTACGAGAGTAACGCTTGTGCCGCTATATAGTAATTTAACTCCTTCTGAAACAGGAGCTATTAAAGAGAGTCTTGATAGTAGAGGTATAACTTCTGAAATTTCTGGTGGAGGCACTGTTATTAGTGTTCCAGAGGAAGTAGTCGATACATTAAAAGTAGAATTAGCAGCAGAAGGAATACCGAAGTCTGGTAGCATAGACTATTCCTTTTTCAGTGAAAATGCAAGTTTTGGAATGACAGATAATGAATTTAATGTTTTAAAATTAGATGCCCTACAGACAGAAATTGCTAACTTAATAAAAGGCATTGATGGGATTAATAACGCTGATGTTGTTATCACTTTGCCTGAAGAAAGTGTTTTTGTTTCTGATCAAGGTGGAGAAGCTACAGCTTCCATTGTATTAAATACAAAGCCTGGCTATAACTTCTCAGAAAATCAAATAAAAGGGTTATATACACTCGTGTCCAAAAGTGTACCAAACCTTCCTACAGATAATATCGTCATAACGAATCAAAACTTTGAGTATTTTGACTTAAATTCTTCAAATAATTCTGCGACAGATACTTTTACTGCGCAAAACAATGTTAAAAAACAAATTGAACGTGATATTCAAAGGCAAGTACAAACAATGCTAGGAACGTTAATGGGGCAAGATAAAGTCGTTGTATCTGTAACTGCTGATATAGACTTTACCCAAGAAAACAGAGAAGAAAACCTAGTTACGCCAGTAGATGAAGAAAATATGGCGGGAATTGAAATAAGTGCACAAAATATCACGGAAACATATACAGGTGAAAATGCTGCTGGTGGAGTTGTACAGGCGGAAGAAGGTACAGATACAACAACGTACAATTCAGAAACAGGGTCTGGGAATGGTGACTATGAAAAAGTAGAACAAACCGTTAATAGTGAAGTAAATCGTATTAAAAAGCAAATTGTTGAAAGTCCATATAAAATTCGTGATTTAGGTATCCAAGTAATGGTGGAGCCACCTGATGCTAATGATACTACTTCCTTACCGCAGGAAAGTATTGATGATATTTCCAATATACTTGGGACGATCGTTCGAACATCGATTGATAAAACATCAACAGGTGGAGAACTGACAGCTGAGGATATCCAAAGTAAGATTGCTGTGTCTGTTCAACCGTTTAATGGGAAAAAACAAGCAACAGAGATAGTTCAAACATCAATTCCTTGGTGGGTTTACGCTGTAGGTGGAAGTTTACTTGCGATTATTATTCTATTAATCTTCTTATTTATGAGAGCGAGAAAGAAAAAACAAGAAGAAGCAGAAGAAATTATCCAACCAGTTGTTCCTGTAGCTGATATCAATGAGGAACACCAAGAATCAGAAGGAACAATTAGAAGAAAGCAGCTTGAAAAAATGGCAAAAGAAAAACCAGAGGAATTTGCAAAATTACTTCGTACATGGATTACGGAAGATTAAGGAGTGTTGTTAAATGGCAAGAAAAGAATCAAATGAGTTATCTGGGAAACAGAAAGCGGCCATTCTCCTTATCTCGCTAGGTCCTGATGTTGCAGCTTCGGTTTATAAACATTTAAGTGAGGAAGAAATTGAACGATTATCACTAGAAATATCAGGAGTTAGAAAAGTGGAGAATACTTCTAAAGAAAACGTATTAGAAGAATTTCATAATATCGCACTTGCTCAAGATTATATTTCTCAAGGTGGGATTGGGTATGCAAAAACAGTATTAGAAAAGGCTCTAGGAGCAGAACAAGCATCGATTATTTTAAATAGATTGACTTCTTCTCTTCAAGTAAGACCTTTTGATTTTGCTAGAAAAGCAGATCCAAACCAGATATTAAATTTTATTCAAAATGAACATCCACAGACAATTGCCTTAATCTTGTCTTATTTAGATCCAACACAGGCTGGACAAATACTATCCGAACTGCCACAGGAAGTTCAAGCAGATATAGCAAGAAGAATAGCTGTAATGGATAGTACTTCTCCAGAAATTATTAATGAAGTTGAGCAAATTTTAGAAAGAAAACTATCAAGCACAGTTACGCAAGACTATACACAAACTGGTGGAATAGAAGCGGTTGTTGAAGTGCTTAATGGGGTTGATAGAGCAACAGAACGTACCATTTTAGACGCACTTGAAATACAAGATCCAGAATTAGCAGAAGAGATTAAGAAGAGAATGTTTGTCTTTGAAGATATTGTTACATTGGATAATAGAGCAATCCAGAGAATTATTCGCGATTGTGAAAATGAAGACCTTATGCTTGCTCTTAAAGTATCTGGAGATGAAGTTAAAGAAATTGTTTATAGCAATATGTCTACTAGAATGGCTGAGTCCTTTAAGGAAGAAATGGAATTTATGGGACCAGTTCGCTTGAAAGATGTAGAAGAAGCACAATCAAGAATTGTTGCGATTATCAGACGTCTTGAAGATGCGGGAGAAATTGTGGTAGCCCGTGGCGGAGGAGATGATATCATTGTCTAGGTTGATTAAGTCAAGATATTCAATTCCAGATCATGCAAAACAGAAAGTCATATCTATTAAACATCTAGATTCCGTTGATCCTAATTTTGAGCAATCTCGAGAGGTTACCCAAGCAGAATATAACAAAATGCTTGAAATAGCACATCAAGAAGCAGAAACGATTAGGATGCAAGCCATAGAGGAAGCTGAACGGATACGCGTTCAGCTTTCAAGTGAAAAACAAAATTGGGATATCGAAAAAGTGAATTTAATAGAAGAAGCTAAAGCGAATGGTTTTCAAATAGGATTCGAGGAAGGTAAACATGTTGGATATAACGAAGCATCTCAATATATCCAACAAGCAAGAGATACTGTAAATGCCTCCAAGATGGATTACGGAAAGTATTTACAATCCGCAGAAAGTACTATTTTAGAACTTGCTATTGAAGTAGCAGAAAAAATTATAAACGACAAAATAAAAGAAGACGAGCAGAATTTCCTTTCTGTTGTGCAAAATGCCTTGAAGGAAGTAAGAAAACAGAGAGAGATTCAACTACATGTTCCTCCTATTTATTATGAACTAGTTCTAGCAGAAAAAGAGGAGTTATTGCAGTTGTTTCCGATAAAGCCTAGCCTATTCGTTTTTCCAGATGAATCCCTAGAAGAAAATGGCTGTATCATTGAGACAGCTAATGGTCGGTTAGATGCAAGTATTGATACCCAACTATTCATGATAAAAGAGAAGTTACTTGAAGTATTGGAGAGTGAAGAAGGGTGAAGGCACAAGCGTTAATAAGCTCGATTTCATCCATTGACACTTATAAGCAATATGGCCGTGTGAAGAAAGTTGTTGGACTAATGATAGAATCACAGGGACCAGAAAGCTCTATTGGAGATGTTTGCCATATTCATATTGGCACAAAACATAAAAGAATTATTAAAGCGGAAGTTGTCGGATTTAATGGGGAAAATATTATCTTAATGCCATATACCACAGTAAATGATATTTCACCTGGCTGCCTAGTAGAAGCATCATCTAAACCACTAGAAATAAAGGT
Proteins encoded:
- the codY gene encoding GTP-sensing pleiotropic transcriptional regulator CodY produces the protein MDLLTKTRKINAMLQRAAGKPVNFKEMSETLSDVIEANIFVVSRRGKLLGFAVNQQIENDRMKKMLEDRQFPEEYTNSLFNIQTTSSNLEIESEYTAFPVENKELFAKGLTTIVPIIGGGERLGTLILARLQEQFHDDDLILAEYGATVVGMEILREKAEEIEEEARSKAVVQMAISSLSYSELEAIEHIFEELNGSEGLLVASKIADRVGITRSVIVNALRKLESAGVIESRSLGMKGTYIKVLNDKFLLELEKLKTNK
- the flgB gene encoding flagellar basal body rod protein FlgB; amino-acid sequence: MKLFSNTITTLENAINYSNQKQKVIAQNIANVDTPNYKAKTVTFKDSLSSAMNANVTNNKHIPFSATNNASTAVVTKNGVTYNNSGNSVDMEKEMTDLATNQIYYNALIDRISGKFSSLENVIRGGK
- the flgC gene encoding flagellar basal body rod protein FlgC; the protein is MTIFNSINTTASALTAQRLRMDVISSNMANVDTTRGRLVNGEWEPYKRKQVVFQEQEGSFASHLNTARGNTSNQAGGVKVSRIVEDETPFEMVYDPENPEADETGYVRMPNVDPLREMVDLMSASRSYEANVTVLNASKSMLMKTLEIGK
- the fliE gene encoding flagellar hook-basal body complex protein FliE, encoding MEPLSFSAVSSALPLSNTTANSKATSVANTQNSFASFLKESINNVNQAQNESDVLTNKLARGENVDLSQVMIASQKASITMQTTLEIRNKAVEAYQEIMRMSV
- the fliF gene encoding flagellar basal-body MS-ring/collar protein FliF produces the protein MKENLNKIFNPLKEYWQSRSKKQKTVITGSGLLLILVGVLAAYFFTRVTLVPLYSNLTPSETGAIKESLDSRGITSEISGGGTVISVPEEVVDTLKVELAAEGIPKSGSIDYSFFSENASFGMTDNEFNVLKLDALQTEIANLIKGIDGINNADVVITLPEESVFVSDQGGEATASIVLNTKPGYNFSENQIKGLYTLVSKSVPNLPTDNIVITNQNFEYFDLNSSNNSATDTFTAQNNVKKQIERDIQRQVQTMLGTLMGQDKVVVSVTADIDFTQENREENLVTPVDEENMAGIEISAQNITETYTGENAAGGVVQAEEGTDTTTYNSETGSGNGDYEKVEQTVNSEVNRIKKQIVESPYKIRDLGIQVMVEPPDANDTTSLPQESIDDISNILGTIVRTSIDKTSTGGELTAEDIQSKIAVSVQPFNGKKQATEIVQTSIPWWVYAVGGSLLAIIILLIFLFMRARKKKQEEAEEIIQPVVPVADINEEHQESEGTIRRKQLEKMAKEKPEEFAKLLRTWITED
- the fliG gene encoding flagellar motor switch protein FliG, whose translation is MARKESNELSGKQKAAILLISLGPDVAASVYKHLSEEEIERLSLEISGVRKVENTSKENVLEEFHNIALAQDYISQGGIGYAKTVLEKALGAEQASIILNRLTSSLQVRPFDFARKADPNQILNFIQNEHPQTIALILSYLDPTQAGQILSELPQEVQADIARRIAVMDSTSPEIINEVEQILERKLSSTVTQDYTQTGGIEAVVEVLNGVDRATERTILDALEIQDPELAEEIKKRMFVFEDIVTLDNRAIQRIIRDCENEDLMLALKVSGDEVKEIVYSNMSTRMAESFKEEMEFMGPVRLKDVEEAQSRIVAIIRRLEDAGEIVVARGGGDDIIV
- the fliH gene encoding flagellar assembly protein FliH, which produces MSRLIKSRYSIPDHAKQKVISIKHLDSVDPNFEQSREVTQAEYNKMLEIAHQEAETIRMQAIEEAERIRVQLSSEKQNWDIEKVNLIEEAKANGFQIGFEEGKHVGYNEASQYIQQARDTVNASKMDYGKYLQSAESTILELAIEVAEKIINDKIKEDEQNFLSVVQNALKEVRKQREIQLHVPPIYYELVLAEKEELLQLFPIKPSLFVFPDESLEENGCIIETANGRLDASIDTQLFMIKEKLLEVLESEEG